In Nostoc sp. CENA543, a single genomic region encodes these proteins:
- a CDS encoding glycoside hydrolase family 10 protein has protein sequence MKLLIAPALVIVHCLNILPVRATETLSPQTPQPQNQPLQLAAAAPVLSVVQSQENAQHWAGITKRLQTIGVPYCVLPLSSVKSAADWGDRNVIFLPNIETLTPTQAIALEAWVNKGGNIIASGPVGSLSAPGVRQLLKNILGSYWGFSLQDKQQINPPKTQPPTWLNQKGIFGQVHGGVLLPNDGISKVVAVWSLQDRPAAVVATQNSTVFGWRWGTDVASSSELDTAWLQAALNRHISIPPAQSNQNTATSAPNCPTPIPKTASTNTSTTTNKVNTVAPNRQDEAIDQLEQRVRWDVAPNSNQPINADEAAALQQQLEHLIGRVESAHLAALANAPQPNGTQALKADDTQFNTATSIPQSNTEQVLAQARIVANNLPRLIANKNYALARQQWLLARNNLWKQFPVDRRLAPAEIRAVWLDRGTIVRAGNEQGLSKIFDRLAQSGINTVFFEVVNAGYPIYPSQVAPQQNPLVRDWDPLAAGVKLAHERGMELHAWVWTFAAGNQRHNELLNINSDYPGPVLAAHPNWANYDQQGRLIPQGQTKPFFDPANPEVRQYLLKLYEEIVTRYNVDGLQLDYIRYPFQDPSAGRTYGYGQAARTQFQKLTGVDPISITPAQTQLWQQWTAFRTQQVDSFVTEVSQMLRQKRTNLILSVAVFPLPEAERIQKLQQNWEVWARRGDVDLIIPMTYAQDTVRFQQLAQPWIASSQLGSALLIPGIRLLSLPTLGAFDQLQLVRDLPVSGYALFAAENVNNELHKLFVNTQGKLGVIINEPVPHREPLKSALTRYSSLQREWRLVLHQEKLQIPQNSISEFHNQAEVLQNALTQAANSPSASKLLVAKSTLVRFQSQFRVWMRQQNLHNTYQCKTWENRLATIERLLRYSEKRLDITSQTTVKKRSSVMLK, from the coding sequence ATGAAGTTGCTGATTGCTCCGGCCTTAGTGATAGTTCACTGTTTAAACATTTTGCCGGTCAGGGCAACAGAGACATTGTCCCCTCAAACTCCACAGCCCCAAAACCAGCCTTTACAGTTAGCCGCAGCAGCACCAGTCTTGAGTGTGGTACAAAGCCAAGAAAACGCGCAACATTGGGCAGGAATTACCAAACGCTTGCAAACCATTGGCGTACCGTATTGTGTGCTGCCTTTATCTAGTGTCAAGAGTGCCGCAGATTGGGGCGATCGCAATGTGATATTCTTACCCAACATTGAAACCCTCACACCTACGCAAGCGATCGCTCTAGAAGCGTGGGTCAACAAAGGCGGAAATATAATTGCTAGCGGCCCTGTAGGTAGTCTCTCAGCCCCTGGAGTGCGTCAGTTACTCAAAAATATCCTTGGTAGTTATTGGGGATTTAGTTTACAAGATAAACAGCAAATCAATCCACCCAAAACTCAACCGCCGACTTGGTTGAACCAAAAAGGGATTTTTGGGCAAGTGCATGGCGGTGTGTTACTTCCCAATGATGGCATTAGCAAAGTTGTCGCTGTCTGGAGTTTGCAAGACCGGCCAGCCGCAGTAGTAGCAACGCAAAACTCTACTGTGTTTGGTTGGCGTTGGGGAACAGATGTAGCTTCTTCTTCAGAATTGGACACAGCTTGGCTGCAAGCTGCACTAAATCGTCATATCTCTATCCCTCCTGCCCAGAGTAATCAAAACACTGCAACATCAGCTCCCAACTGCCCCACACCAATACCCAAGACAGCCTCTACCAATACCAGCACCACCACAAACAAAGTCAATACCGTTGCTCCCAATAGACAAGATGAAGCTATAGACCAATTAGAACAAAGAGTCCGTTGGGATGTTGCGCCTAATTCCAATCAACCAATCAACGCCGACGAAGCCGCAGCCCTACAACAACAACTAGAACATCTGATTGGTCGAGTCGAAAGCGCGCATTTAGCAGCCTTAGCCAATGCTCCCCAACCTAATGGAACTCAGGCTCTCAAAGCAGATGATACACAATTTAATACTGCTACATCCATACCTCAATCTAATACAGAGCAAGTATTAGCCCAAGCAAGAATAGTCGCTAACAACCTACCGCGCTTAATTGCCAATAAAAATTACGCTCTAGCTCGTCAACAATGGTTATTAGCCAGAAATAATTTGTGGAAACAGTTTCCCGTTGACCGCAGATTAGCACCAGCCGAAATTCGTGCTGTGTGGTTAGACCGAGGTACCATCGTCCGGGCAGGAAATGAACAGGGACTGAGCAAAATTTTTGATCGCTTGGCACAATCTGGCATCAACACTGTTTTTTTTGAAGTTGTCAATGCTGGGTATCCCATTTATCCCAGCCAAGTCGCACCACAGCAAAACCCATTAGTTCGGGATTGGGACCCTTTAGCGGCGGGAGTCAAATTAGCCCACGAGCGAGGCATGGAGTTACACGCTTGGGTGTGGACTTTTGCGGCAGGAAATCAGCGTCATAATGAACTCCTCAACATCAATTCTGATTACCCAGGGCCAGTGCTGGCGGCTCATCCTAATTGGGCTAACTATGACCAACAGGGCAGATTAATTCCTCAAGGCCAAACCAAGCCCTTTTTCGACCCAGCTAATCCTGAAGTGCGGCAGTATTTACTCAAACTGTACGAGGAGATTGTCACCCGCTACAACGTCGATGGCTTGCAACTAGACTACATCCGTTACCCATTTCAAGACCCCAGCGCAGGTAGGACTTATGGCTATGGACAGGCGGCGAGAACGCAATTTCAAAAACTCACAGGGGTAGACCCCATTAGCATTACACCAGCCCAAACGCAATTGTGGCAGCAATGGACAGCGTTTCGGACTCAACAAGTAGATAGCTTTGTGACAGAAGTATCACAAATGTTGCGCCAAAAGCGAACTAACTTAATTTTATCGGTGGCTGTCTTTCCTCTCCCAGAAGCCGAACGGATTCAGAAGTTACAACAAAACTGGGAAGTTTGGGCGCGACGGGGAGATGTGGATTTAATTATTCCTATGACCTATGCCCAGGATACAGTCCGCTTTCAACAGCTAGCCCAACCTTGGATAGCCTCCAGTCAGTTAGGCTCTGCGTTGTTAATTCCAGGAATTCGCCTGTTATCTTTACCTACATTGGGCGCATTTGACCAACTTCAATTAGTGAGGGATTTACCTGTTAGTGGCTATGCTCTGTTTGCTGCTGAAAATGTCAACAATGAATTACATAAGCTGTTTGTGAATACTCAAGGGAAATTGGGGGTGATTATTAATGAGCCTGTACCACATCGTGAGCCTTTAAAATCTGCTTTAACTCGATATAGTAGTTTACAAAGGGAATGGCGTTTAGTTCTACATCAAGAAAAATTACAAATACCTCAAAACAGTATTTCCGAATTTCATAATCAAGCGGAAGTATTACAAAATGCTTTAACTCAAGCGGCAAATTCACCTTCTGCCAGTAAATTGCTAGTGGCTAAATCGACGCTGGTGCGCTTTCAATCGCAATTTCGAGTATGGATGCGCCAGCAAAATCTTCATAATACTTATCAATGTAAAACTTGGGAAAATCGTTTGGCAACGATAGAAAGATTGTTGCGTTACAGCGAAAAGCGGTTGGATATTACATCTCAAACAACTGTTAAGAAAAGATCATCAGTAATGTTGAAATAA
- a CDS encoding undecaprenyl-diphosphate phosphatase, translating to MTLLKRRYFVLLGAVSTALSVAAFPLQVLSTPGNGGTVGVKAMNIWQAIVLGFVQGMTEFLPISSTAHLKVVPVVLGWGDPGVAFTAVIQLGSIFAVLWYFWGDLFRIFKGATRAIALKDYHDYDLRLLLGIILGTLPIVLLGLLIKRFIPDYDNSPIRSLGAIAIASIFMSILLGLAEKLGQRQRDFEHLTMQDGLLMGLAQALALVPGVSRSGSTLTGGLFMGLQRETAARFSFLLGIPAITLAGLVSLKDVLDTSLGSGEIIPLVAGVISAAIFSYIAIAGLLRFLKTQSTWVFIWYRLIFGVVILSAIGAGFLKNS from the coding sequence ATGACTTTATTGAAACGTCGGTATTTTGTGCTGCTAGGTGCAGTTTCTACGGCTTTATCGGTGGCGGCTTTTCCCCTGCAAGTTCTTAGCACTCCAGGGAATGGGGGAACAGTTGGGGTAAAAGCAATGAATATTTGGCAAGCCATTGTTTTAGGCTTTGTGCAGGGAATGACGGAGTTTTTACCCATTAGTAGTACCGCTCATTTGAAGGTAGTACCCGTAGTTTTGGGTTGGGGTGATCCTGGGGTAGCCTTTACTGCTGTCATTCAGCTAGGTAGTATATTTGCGGTTTTGTGGTATTTCTGGGGTGATTTGTTCAGGATTTTCAAGGGAGCAACTAGAGCGATCGCCTTGAAAGATTACCATGATTATGATTTACGCCTATTGTTGGGTATTATTTTGGGGACTTTACCAATAGTTTTATTGGGACTGTTAATTAAACGATTTATCCCCGATTATGATAATTCTCCCATTAGAAGTTTAGGTGCGATCGCTATTGCTTCAATTTTCATGTCAATATTATTAGGCTTGGCAGAAAAACTCGGTCAGCGTCAGCGAGATTTTGAACACTTGACGATGCAAGATGGCTTACTGATGGGTTTAGCCCAAGCCTTGGCTTTAGTTCCTGGGGTATCGCGTTCTGGTTCTACCCTCACTGGGGGGTTATTTATGGGCTTACAACGGGAAACCGCCGCTAGATTTTCCTTTTTGCTAGGAATTCCTGCTATTACCTTAGCAGGGCTAGTCTCATTAAAAGATGTTTTAGATACCAGTTTAGGGAGTGGAGAGATTATTCCCTTAGTCGCTGGAGTAATTTCGGCGGCTATTTTTTCTTATATTGCGATCGCGGGTTTACTGCGCTTCCTCAAAACTCAAAGCACTTGGGTATTCATTTGGTATCGCTTAATATTTGGTGTAGTGATTTTAAGCGCAATTGGTGCCGGATTTTTGAAAAATAGCTGA
- a CDS encoding Rpn family recombination-promoting nuclease/putative transposase, with translation MRRDSIFYKIFQQSPTLLFELLTNPPENADKYKFDSVAVKEPKFEIDGVFLPPENATPGTVYFCEVQFQKDEKLYERVFAESSLYFYRNRDRFSDWQAVIIYPSRSIEQSDTRPHRTLLNGDQVHRIYLDELGDIRSLPLWVAVMVLTTLDPEQAPSQSRYLLTRTRQETAAPVSNAIIEIITTIIAYRFEQLSRKEVESMLDITLKETRVYREIKEEGLEEGRKEGLEEGRKEGLEEGRKEGLEEGREEGREEGRETTANIINRQLTKRFGELPQQTSALIAGLPLPVLAQLGEAWLDFTSVADLQAWLQGRTS, from the coding sequence ATGCGTCGAGATTCGATTTTCTACAAAATATTCCAACAATCCCCAACTTTATTATTTGAACTATTGACAAATCCGCCAGAAAATGCAGATAAATATAAATTCGACTCGGTAGCTGTCAAAGAACCTAAATTTGAAATTGATGGGGTATTTTTACCGCCAGAAAATGCAACTCCTGGGACTGTGTATTTTTGTGAAGTCCAATTCCAAAAAGACGAAAAACTTTATGAAAGGGTATTTGCAGAGTCTTCACTCTATTTTTACCGCAACCGTGACCGATTTAGCGATTGGCAAGCCGTAATTATCTATCCTTCCCGTAGTATTGAACAAAGTGATACTCGTCCCCATCGGACATTACTCAACGGCGACCAAGTACATCGCATATATTTAGATGAGTTGGGAGATATCCGTTCTTTACCTTTGTGGGTAGCGGTGATGGTGTTAACTACATTAGACCCAGAACAAGCCCCATCACAATCCAGGTATTTATTAACTAGAACTCGTCAAGAAACTGCTGCACCAGTCAGCAATGCGATAATTGAAATAATTACCACGATTATCGCTTATCGGTTTGAGCAACTAAGTCGAAAGGAGGTGGAGTCAATGTTAGACATCACACTGAAAGAAACACGAGTTTATCGAGAAATCAAAGAAGAAGGACTAGAGGAAGGACGAAAAGAAGGACTAGAGGAAGGACGAAAAGAAGGACTAGAGGAAGGACGAAAAGAAGGACTAGAGGAAGGACGAGAAGAGGGACGAGAGGAAGGACGAGAAACAACTGCTAATATTATCAACCGGCAGTTAACAAAGCGATTTGGTGAACTTCCTCAACAAACAAGTGCGTTGATTGCAGGTTTACCATTACCTGTTTTGGCACAATTGGGTGAAGCGTGGCTGGATTTTACTAGTGTGGCTGACTTACAAGCTTGGTTGCAGGGGCGCACTAGTTAA
- a CDS encoding TIGR03279 family radical SAM protein: MTTIRPAKITKVLPDSIAAEIGFEVGDAIAAINGTQPRDLIDYKFLCADEFLELEVLDASGKTHYIEIEKDYDEDLGLEFETALFDGLIQCNNRCPFCFIEQQPPGKRSSLYFKDDDYRLSFLYGSYLTLTNLPEREWQRIEQMRLSPLYVSVHATEPDTRIRLLKNQRAGQILQQLRWFQSRRLQIHAQVVVCPGINDGQHLEQTLRDLASFYTGEVPTVASVAVVPVGLTRFRPQEDELIPVTPEKAQEVIAQVQSLTREFRQKFGSNVAWLADEWFLIAGAELPRESDYEEYPQIDNGVGSIRLFIKQFEMAAAELLPAKISPQRKLTWVVGNAVEKAFKPILQRLNNVVGLEVNMQALSSDYWGQNISVTGLITGHDLVLKLQGQDLGEGILLPNVMLKHGELLFLDDMTVAEVEQKLNTKILPVAGVEELIKTCISNSVNIE, from the coding sequence ATGACCACTATTCGTCCAGCTAAAATTACTAAGGTATTACCAGATTCCATCGCAGCTGAAATTGGCTTCGAGGTGGGGGATGCGATCGCGGCTATCAATGGTACCCAACCCCGTGATTTAATTGATTATAAATTTCTCTGTGCAGATGAATTTTTAGAATTAGAAGTTTTAGATGCGTCTGGTAAAACCCATTATATTGAAATCGAAAAAGATTACGACGAAGACTTGGGGCTAGAGTTTGAAACAGCACTGTTTGATGGATTAATTCAGTGCAATAATCGTTGTCCGTTTTGTTTTATCGAGCAACAACCACCAGGAAAACGTTCAAGCTTATACTTTAAAGACGACGATTATCGTTTAAGCTTTTTGTATGGTTCTTATTTAACCCTCACCAACTTACCGGAAAGGGAATGGCAAAGGATCGAGCAGATGCGGCTATCTCCTTTGTATGTTTCCGTCCATGCTACAGAACCAGACACCAGAATTCGGCTGTTGAAAAATCAGCGTGCAGGACAAATTTTACAACAATTGCGCTGGTTTCAAAGCAGACGGCTGCAAATTCATGCTCAAGTTGTCGTCTGTCCAGGAATAAATGATGGTCAACACCTGGAACAAACCCTACGGGATTTAGCGTCATTTTATACTGGTGAAGTGCCTACTGTGGCATCGGTGGCAGTCGTACCCGTAGGTTTGACGAGATTCCGTCCCCAAGAAGACGAACTCATTCCCGTAACTCCAGAAAAGGCTCAAGAAGTAATTGCCCAAGTGCAATCACTCACTAGAGAATTTCGCCAAAAATTTGGTTCTAATGTTGCTTGGTTAGCTGATGAATGGTTTTTGATTGCTGGGGCAGAATTACCCCGTGAATCAGATTATGAAGAGTATCCCCAAATCGATAACGGCGTGGGTTCAATTCGCCTATTTATTAAGCAATTTGAAATGGCAGCAGCAGAATTATTACCAGCTAAAATTTCACCTCAAAGAAAACTAACTTGGGTGGTTGGTAATGCGGTAGAAAAAGCCTTTAAACCGATTCTACAACGCTTAAATAACGTTGTAGGTTTAGAAGTGAATATGCAGGCTTTATCTAGTGATTATTGGGGGCAAAATATTAGTGTAACTGGCTTAATTACAGGTCACGACTTAGTTTTAAAATTACAAGGGCAAGATTTAGGTGAGGGAATTTTGCTACCTAATGTCATGCTTAAACATGGAGAATTGTTATTTTTAGATGACATGACTGTGGCAGAAGTAGAGCAGAAATTAAATACCAAAATTCTTCCTGTGGCGGGAGTGGAAGAATTAATCAAGACCTGCATTAGTAATAGTGTGAATATTGAGTGA
- a CDS encoding DUF3120 domain-containing protein, producing the protein MINNTLSSYTPSTTAIATELTPRETEPRDIRALESTLKASASLPLFVTVQKTWLVFAAAVFLVSVPVFIEAPLVRSLPSVSLAITGFWVWLSFRLMSRPQTYLWGDLLLGFSWSWLAGSIYWGWLRFEPLWHLPVESIGLPFACWCLLRNWGKVGNWFYLGSLFGTVLTDVYFYLVKLIPYWRQIMEVEPSQIAVILQAAVKQVQTPWGVASAIILATVLLVAGILPLSKKQHHWYAFGGAVLSTILVDSLFLIAALAA; encoded by the coding sequence TTGATTAATAATACTTTGTCCTCCTATACTCCTTCTACCACCGCTATTGCTACGGAATTAACCCCCAGGGAGACAGAACCAAGGGATATTAGGGCATTAGAATCTACTCTCAAAGCTTCTGCTTCTCTTCCTCTATTTGTAACTGTACAAAAAACTTGGTTAGTGTTCGCTGCGGCTGTGTTTTTAGTATCAGTACCAGTATTTATTGAAGCACCACTTGTGCGATCGCTTCCCAGTGTTAGTTTAGCCATCACAGGCTTTTGGGTATGGCTGAGTTTTAGGTTAATGTCACGCCCACAAACTTATCTGTGGGGGGATTTACTTTTAGGCTTTAGCTGGAGTTGGTTAGCGGGTTCAATTTACTGGGGTTGGCTGCGTTTTGAACCTTTATGGCATTTACCAGTAGAATCTATTGGTTTACCCTTCGCTTGTTGGTGTTTGTTACGTAATTGGGGCAAAGTTGGTAACTGGTTTTATTTAGGTTCTTTATTCGGTACTGTCTTAACAGATGTTTACTTTTATTTAGTGAAGTTAATACCCTATTGGCGGCAAATTATGGAAGTAGAACCCAGCCAAATTGCTGTGATTTTACAAGCCGCCGTTAAACAAGTACAAACCCCCTGGGGTGTAGCCTCAGCCATCATTTTGGCTACGGTTTTGCTAGTTGCAGGTATCCTCCCACTCAGCAAAAAACAGCACCATTGGTATGCCTTTGGCGGTGCAGTGTTAAGTACAATTTTGGTAGACAGTCTATTTCTGATAGCAGCCTTGGCAGCTTAA